A single Plasmodium yoelii strain 17X genome assembly, chromosome: 10 DNA region contains:
- a CDS encoding V-type ATPase subunit B produces the protein MSKEVIHTKVEASRVNALAAVRNYKVCPRLEYKTISGVQGPLVIIEDVKFPKYSEIVTIHLSDNTSRQGQILEVCGKKAVIQVFEGTSGIDNKNSYVEVSGDILKMPMSDEMLGRVFNGSGKPIDKGPNILADDYLDINGNPINPQCRVYPKEMIQTGISTIDVMNSIVRGQKIPLFSAAGLPHNEIGAQICRQASLVQGKDVLDHSDENFAVVFGAMGVNMETARYFRQDFEENGKMERVCLFLNLANDPTIERILTPRIALTTAEYLAFEKEMHVFVILTDMSSYADALREVSSAREEVPGRRGYPGYMYSDLSTIYERAGRVEGRNGSITQFPILTMPNDDITHPIPDLTGYITEGQIFVDRNLYNRQIYPPINVLPSLSRLMKSGIGKNMTRVDHPYVSDQLYSNYAIAQDVKAMKAVIGEEALSNDDILYLEFLDKFEKRFITQNTYESRDIYQSLEIAWDLLRIFPEDMLKKIKSDILSKYYPRHHAS, from the exons atgaGCAAAGAAGTTATACATACTAAGGTGGAGGCTTCACGGGTAAATGCGTTGGCGGCTGTAAGGAACTACAAAGTGTGCCCAAGACTTGAGTACAAAACTATATCAG GTGTACAAGGGCCTCTAGTTATCATAGAAGATGTTAAATTTCCAAAATATTCCGAAATTGTTACTATACATTTAAGTGACAATACATCACGACAAGGACAAATATTAGAAGTGTGTGGTAAAAAAGCAGTGATACAAGTTTTTGAAGGTACAAGCGGaatagataataaaaatagttatgTCGAAGTAAGTGGTGATATACTAAAAATGCCAATGAGTGATGAAATGCTTGGAAGAGTATTTAATGGTAGTGGTAAACCAATTGATAAAGGGCCAAATATATTGGCAGATGATTATTTAGATATTAATGGAAATCCAATTAACCCACAATGCCGTGTATATCCAAAAGAAATGATACAGACAGGTATATCAACTATTGATGTTATGAATAGTATAGTAAGAGGTCAAAAAATTCCTTTATTTAGTGCAGCTGGTTTGCCACATAATGAGATAGGTGCTCAAATATGTAGACAAGCATCATTAGTTCAAGGAAAAGATGTATTAGATCATTCTGATGAAAATTTTGCAGTCGTTTTTGGTGCTATGGGTGTTAATATGGAAACAGCTCGATATTTTCGACAAGATTTTGAAGAGAATGGAAAAATGGAAAGagtttgtttatttttaaatttagcTAATGATCCAACTATTGAAAGAATATTAACACCAAGAATAGCTTTAACAACTGCTGAATATTTAGCATTTGAAAAAGAAATGCATGTATTTGTAATATTAACAGATATGTCATCTTATGCTGATGCTTTAAGAGAAGTTTCTTCAGCACGAGAAGAAGTGCCAGGCCGAAGAGGTTATCCTGGTTATATGTATAGTGATTTATCAACAATATATGAAAGAGCTGGAAGAGTAGAAGGTAGAAATGGTAGTATAACTCAATTTCCTATATTAACAATGCCAAATGATGATATAACACATCCTATACCAGATTTAACAGGGTATATAACAGAAGGACAAATATTTGTCGAtagaaatttatataatagacaaaTATATCCACCAATTAATGTATTACCATCTTTATCTCGACTTATGAAAAGTGGAATCGGAAAAAATATGACAAGAGTAGACCATCCATATGTATCAGATCAATTATATAGTAATTATGCTATAGCTCAAGACGTAAAGGCTATGAAAGCTGTTATTGGTGAAGAGGCATTATCTAACgatgatatattatatttagaATTTTTGGATAAGTTTGAGAAGAGATTTATTACCCAAAATACATATGAGTCCCGAGACATTTATCAATCTTTGGAAATTGCATGGGATTTATTAAGAATTTTCCCAGAAGATATGctaaagaaaataaagagTGACATATTGTCTAAGTATTATCCTCGTCACCATGCAAGTTAA